From a region of the Lactuca sativa cultivar Salinas chromosome 4, Lsat_Salinas_v11, whole genome shotgun sequence genome:
- the LOC128133397 gene encoding uncharacterized protein LOC128133397 — protein sequence MQIGDQDSVKKLWDAIRIRNVGADRVKEARLQTLMSEFDHLRMTESETIDTFAGKLFGIASTSLALGETIEESKLVKKFLKSLLRNFIHIVASLEQENRGLYSKSTGDGGGSSSGGAGTSRFHDGAKGKWKGARGLGGYSQNNGSGFGSAGSSGSNGPKSNCTPQGNKTYNSKQAQEKVIPSQYDSQDNDVWYLDNAVSNHMTGNRSFFSQLDEGMNGRVKFEDNPCVKIKGKGAILFQGKRGQQRPMKEIYYISDLKNDIISLGQATEVGYDIRMKDNYLTIHDADN from the exons ATGCAGATTGGAGATCAGGATTCGGTCAAGAAATTGTGGGATGCGATTAGAATACGTAATGTGGGTGCAGATAGAGTCAAAGAAGCAAGATTACAAACCTTGATGTCGGAATTCGATCATCTTAGGATGACGGAGTCGGAAACAATCGACACCTTCGCGGGAAAACTTTTTGGGATCGCATCTACATCGTTGGCATTAGGAGAAACAATTGAGGAATCAAAATTGGTGAAGAAATTCCTCAAATCATTACTCAGAAACTTCATACACATCGTCGCATCTCTTGAACAG GAAAATCGAGGGCTCTATTCAAAATCGACCGGAGATGGAGGTGGGTCGTCGTCAGGTGGTGCTGGTACGTCGAGGTTTCACGATGGAGCGAAAGGAAAGTGGAAAGGGGCTCGTGGATTGGGTGGATATAGTCAAAACAATGGATCCGGATTTGGGTCAGCTGGATCGAGTGGTTCAAATGGGCCCAAATCAAATTGTACCCCACAAGGAAATAAAACCTATAATTCCAAACAAGCCCAAG AAAAGGTGATACCATCTCAATATGACTCACAAGACAACGATGTATGGTATTTGGATAACGCGGTGAGCAATCACATGACAGGAAACCGGTCATTTTTCTCTCAACTTGATGAAGGCATGAATGGGAGGGTTAAATTCGAAGATAATCCATGtgtaaaaatcaagggaaaaggtGCTATACTTTTCCAAGGCAAGAGGGGCCAACAAAGGCCTATGAAGGAGATTTACTACATATCGGATCTCAAGAACGATATTATTAGTCTCGGACAAGCAACCGAAGTTGGGTATGATATTCGAATGAAAGACAACTACTTGACCATACACGATGCCGATAATTGA